The genomic window GCAAGCGGAGAAGTCTCCGCCCTGGTAGCCACCGATGTGGCCGCCCGGGGTCTCGACATAGAGCGGCTTACCCATGTAATTAACTGGGACCTCCCCAACGACCGGGAAACCTATGTCCACCGTATTGGCCGCACCGGCCGGGCGGGCAGGCGGGGGACGGCCATCAGCATGGCCCTGCCGTCGGAGCGGGGCCGCATCAGCCACCTTTCACACAATATTGAACGGACCCTGGGCAGTAAAATTACCTGGATGAAGGCCCCGGCGGTTTCGTCGGTAACCAAGGCCCTGGAAAACCGCATCCTGGGCGCCATCCTGGGGACCCTCCCGGACAGTGATACTGTTCCGGTGATCAGCGATACTATTCCGGCGCCAAATGATATCTTGGCAGCCAATCCTATCAACTCCGGTCCTGCGGATGAGCAGCCAATTCAGGCCGAAACACCGGCCGGGCCGACGCTGCCCCAGACCCGGCTGGGACGGAAACTGGTAAAAAAGCTCGGCGCGGAAACTGCGGTGGAAGCCCTAATCGCCATGGCCTTTGGGGAAAAGCTGGACCCTTCCCGCTACGGAACTATTACTGAACTTACCGAAGTCCCCCAGCGGGAACTGGATATAAAACAACGGGTTGGCAAGGGCAAACGATTCGCCCCGGCTGCGTATCCGGAGGGAAACCACGGGGGCGGGCCCAGGCGGAATGTACCCGGACCGGCCGCCGCCATGCGGAGCAAACACGGAGCGGTAAGATACGGAGGCGAGGACGGCGGTGAAAGCCCCCTGCACGGAGCACGGGTATATGTGGGCTTGGGACGCCGCCATGGCGCTACCGCCCGCGACGTAGCGGGACTGCTGATGCGCGCCGGTGGCGTACCGGGCCGGCTGGTGGATTCCATCGAAGTAAAGGATTACTGTGCCTTTGCTACCCTTCCGGAAGACGCCGCACGGCGGGCCTGCGCCTTTTCCCAAAACACCCCGAGCGACCCGACCATAAAGCCCGCATCCCCCGGTACGTATGCCGAAGCTTCCCATGGCGGTTCCCCACACCGCGGACGGCGCTAAAAACAGTACTACCGAATAAAGTTCGTCGGCGTGGTATCTTCCTGTTGAGCGGCGATTTCGGCGATCCCCTCTTTTGCGACGGCCCTGAGCATCCATGCCATATTCTTCCCCAGGGTACGCATGATCTGCATACCCTCCTTATCCTGCCGTACTTCCTCCGGGGTAAAACCATGGGTGGTGTTCCAGTACTGGGAAGAAACCACGGGCATACGGGAAATGGTAAAATATTTATTAAGCCGTTCAAAGGCGGCAGTCCCCCCGCCCCGGCGGCAGTTTACCACCGCAGCGGCAGGCTTAAAAGCAAAGAGCTGGGATTTCATAAAAAACATCCGGTCCAGGAAGGCGCAGAGGGCGCCGTTTGGTCCCGCATAATAAACCGGCGAACCAACAACCACCCCATCCGCTTTGATGAGTTTTTCTACGCAGGCATTTACCCCGTCATCGTTGTAAACGCACCGGGCGGTTTTTGCACAGCCTCCGCAGCCGGTACAGCCGCGGATAGGTCCATCACCGATATGAAAATATTCTGTCTCAATACCGGCGGCTTCAATCTGCCCCGCTACCTCCGCAAGGATAGTATAGGTACAGCCCTTTTCATGGGGGCTCCCGTTGATTAAAAGTACACGCATAACACCGCCTTTCTATTTAAGTAAATAATTTTCCTGAAGATATGGTTCCATGGCTTTGAAAAAATTATCAGCCATGATCTCATATCCCACTGTATCGGGATGAATAGTATCTGACATATGAACTCCCCATACACTGTCCCAAATATTACTAATCAGTTTTACATCGTTTTGAGATGCAAGTGCGTTAAACATTGCATCATATTGTTTTATCATCATTCTTTGAAAAGTACCATTGGTAATTCC from Treponema primitia ZAS-1 includes these protein-coding regions:
- a CDS encoding DEAD/DEAH box helicase, with amino-acid sequence MTTDDAHPFSSFGLSDDILEALTRKGFTAPSSIQSIALPRLLADQGHLIVKARTGTGKTAAFGIPLVERLRQSGHAPRALILTPTRELALQVAKEIASLASSAIPRITAVYGGASIRTQILDLKRGTEIVVGTPGRVMDLMDRKVLDLSAVDWFILDEADEMLDMGFLEDVEHILKSVKSDRRVALFSATMPDPILKIVREHIGAVDILEDTTPDDEKPLVDQYYLVLKKEDRLEALRRLIDSAESFYGLIFCATKAGADELSRRLTEGGYSAEAIHGDLTQEARERTLRRFRARYGSASGEVSALVATDVAARGLDIERLTHVINWDLPNDRETYVHRIGRTGRAGRRGTAISMALPSERGRISHLSHNIERTLGSKITWMKAPAVSSVTKALENRILGAILGTLPDSDTVPVISDTIPAPNDILAANPINSGPADEQPIQAETPAGPTLPQTRLGRKLVKKLGAETAVEALIAMAFGEKLDPSRYGTITELTEVPQRELDIKQRVGKGKRFAPAAYPEGNHGGGPRRNVPGPAAAMRSKHGAVRYGGEDGGESPLHGARVYVGLGRRHGATARDVAGLLMRAGGVPGRLVDSIEVKDYCAFATLPEDAARRACAFSQNTPSDPTIKPASPGTYAEASHGGSPHRGRR
- a CDS encoding flavodoxin family protein produces the protein MRVLLINGSPHEKGCTYTILAEVAGQIEAAGIETEYFHIGDGPIRGCTGCGGCAKTARCVYNDDGVNACVEKLIKADGVVVGSPVYYAGPNGALCAFLDRMFFMKSQLFAFKPAAAVVNCRRGGGTAAFERLNKYFTISRMPVVSSQYWNTTHGFTPEEVRQDKEGMQIMRTLGKNMAWMLRAVAKEGIAEIAAQQEDTTPTNFIR